The following are encoded in a window of Kitasatospora sp. NBC_01250 genomic DNA:
- a CDS encoding phosphocholine-specific phospholipase C, producing the protein MSAINRRRFIQMAGGTAALSALSTSIARAAEIPAHRRTGSLQDVEHIVVLMQENRSFDHYFGTLRGVRGFGDPRPVTLPSGKPVWYQSDGSKDVLPFRPTADHLGLQFLQDLAHDWNSSHQARNQGRYDQWVPAKTATTMAYLTREDIPFHYALADAFTICDAYHCSLIGPTDPNRYYMWSGYVGNDGRGGGPVVTNAEAGYSWTTYPERLEQAGVSWRIYQDVGNGLDAKGGWGWIEDAYRGNYGDNSLLYFNQYRNAKPGEPLYDKARTGTDAQGGEGLFDQLRADVTGGRLPQVSWIVAPEAFTEHPNWPANYGAWYVSQVLEALTADPEVWSRTALLITYDENDGFFDHVVPPYPPATAAQGRSTVDTTGELFTPAAGDSSTAGPYGLGQRVPMLVVSPWSKGGSVCSQTFDHTSIIQFIERRFGVHEPNISPWRRAVCGDLTAAFDFRTPDAQVPGLPDTSGYLPPDDNRHPDYKPVPPADPQLPRQERGLRPARALPYTLEADGRIGSDGRLRIDFASRGRAGAHFLVTSRSQPDGPWSYTVEAGRELSADWSLAENGPDGYDFTVHGPNGFQRRLTGRPGGAAVTVTACQDGDSGQLVVTLTNDGDSTVRLTVADGYGKEQPAQYRLRAGAHATHRARTGQSSGWYDLAVTADQDAAFLRRLCGHLETGAASTSDPAMATD; encoded by the coding sequence ATGAGCGCTATCAATCGTCGCCGGTTCATCCAGATGGCCGGTGGTACGGCCGCGTTGTCCGCGCTTTCGACCAGCATCGCGCGCGCCGCCGAGATTCCCGCCCACCGACGCACCGGCAGCCTGCAGGACGTGGAGCACATCGTCGTCCTGATGCAGGAGAACCGCTCCTTCGACCACTACTTCGGGACGCTGCGCGGCGTGCGGGGCTTCGGGGATCCGCGCCCGGTGACGCTGCCGAGCGGGAAGCCGGTCTGGTACCAGTCGGACGGCAGCAAGGACGTGCTGCCGTTCCGGCCCACTGCCGACCACCTCGGGCTGCAGTTCCTGCAGGACCTCGCGCACGACTGGAACAGCAGCCACCAGGCCCGCAACCAGGGGCGGTACGACCAGTGGGTACCCGCCAAGACCGCGACCACGATGGCCTACCTCACCCGCGAGGACATCCCCTTCCACTACGCGCTGGCGGACGCGTTCACCATCTGCGACGCCTACCACTGCTCGCTGATCGGCCCCACCGACCCCAACCGGTACTACATGTGGAGCGGCTACGTCGGCAACGACGGGCGCGGCGGCGGCCCGGTGGTCACCAACGCCGAGGCCGGCTACTCGTGGACCACCTACCCCGAGCGGCTGGAGCAGGCCGGGGTCTCCTGGCGGATCTACCAGGACGTGGGCAACGGACTCGACGCGAAGGGTGGTTGGGGCTGGATAGAGGATGCCTACCGGGGCAACTACGGGGACAACTCGTTGCTCTACTTCAACCAGTACCGCAACGCCAAGCCCGGCGAGCCGCTCTACGACAAGGCCAGGACCGGCACCGACGCGCAGGGCGGCGAGGGCCTCTTCGACCAGCTCCGGGCGGACGTGACGGGCGGCAGGCTCCCCCAGGTCTCCTGGATCGTGGCCCCCGAGGCGTTCACCGAGCACCCGAACTGGCCCGCCAACTACGGCGCCTGGTACGTCTCCCAGGTGCTGGAGGCGCTCACCGCGGACCCGGAGGTGTGGAGCCGCACGGCGCTGCTCATCACCTACGACGAGAACGACGGCTTCTTCGACCACGTGGTGCCGCCGTACCCGCCCGCCACCGCGGCCCAGGGCCGCTCCACCGTCGACACCACCGGGGAGCTCTTCACCCCGGCCGCGGGGGACTCCAGCACCGCCGGTCCGTACGGGCTGGGGCAGCGGGTGCCGATGCTCGTCGTCTCGCCCTGGAGCAAGGGCGGTTCGGTCTGCTCGCAGACCTTCGACCACACCTCGATCATCCAGTTCATCGAGCGGCGGTTCGGGGTGCACGAGCCGAACATCTCGCCCTGGCGCCGCGCGGTCTGCGGCGACCTCACCGCGGCCTTCGACTTCCGCACCCCGGACGCGCAGGTCCCCGGGCTGCCCGACACCAGCGGCTACCTGCCGCCGGACGACAACCGGCACCCCGACTACAAGCCGGTGCCCCCCGCCGACCCGCAACTGCCCCGGCAGGAGCGCGGACTGCGGCCGGCGCGGGCGCTGCCGTACACCCTGGAGGCCGACGGTCGGATCGGCTCCGACGGACGGCTGCGGATCGACTTCGCCAGCCGGGGCCGGGCCGGTGCGCACTTCCTGGTGACCTCGCGGTCGCAGCCGGACGGCCCGTGGAGCTACACGGTGGAGGCCGGGCGCGAGCTGTCGGCCGACTGGAGCCTCGCGGAAAACGGGCCGGACGGCTACGACTTCACCGTGCACGGCCCCAACGGCTTCCAGCGCCGGCTCACCGGCCGCCCCGGCGGCGCGGCGGTGACGGTGACGGCCTGCCAGGACGGCGACAGCGGGCAGCTGGTGGTGACCCTGACCAACGACGGGGACAGCACCGTGCGGCTCACCGTCGCCGACGGCTACGGCAAGGAGCAGCCCGCGCAGTACCGGCTGCGGGCGGGCGCCCACGCCACGCACCGGGCGCGCACCGGGCAGAGCAGCGGCTGGTACGACCTGGCGGTCACCGCCGACCAGGACGCCGCCTTCCTGCGCCGCCTCTGCGGCCACCTGGAGACCGGGGCGGCGAGCACCAGCGACCCGGCCATGGCCACGGACTGA
- a CDS encoding HAD family hydrolase has product MTQAAARPRLIATDLDGTLLCKGGTVSPRTAAALTAAEDAGIEVVFVTGRPPRWLRLLGEHIGGHGVAICSNGGAVFDVRRERLLETFPIAAADARAVVDRLRERLPDTAFAFESAGGLTREPQYEALMWGDDEAFAVAPARELLADATADTAAGAAAGCYKILAKHPGLDPDSFLAEGRPAIGELAEITCSSPIALLEISARGVTKASTLARWCAERGIDRSEVVAFGDMPNDLEMLAWAGTSYAVANAHPEVLAAAAQHTLSNQDDGVARVIEELITRAGSVS; this is encoded by the coding sequence GTGACCCAGGCAGCCGCGCGCCCCCGACTGATCGCCACCGACCTCGACGGCACCCTGCTGTGCAAGGGCGGCACCGTCTCACCGCGGACCGCCGCTGCGCTCACCGCCGCCGAGGACGCCGGCATCGAGGTCGTCTTCGTCACCGGCCGCCCGCCGCGCTGGCTGCGGCTGCTGGGCGAGCACATCGGCGGCCACGGCGTGGCGATCTGCTCCAACGGCGGGGCGGTCTTCGACGTGCGGCGCGAGCGGCTGCTGGAGACCTTCCCGATCGCCGCCGCCGACGCCCGTGCGGTGGTGGACCGGCTGCGCGAGCGACTGCCCGACACGGCCTTCGCGTTCGAGTCCGCGGGCGGCCTGACCCGCGAGCCGCAGTACGAGGCGCTGATGTGGGGCGACGACGAGGCCTTCGCGGTGGCCCCGGCCCGGGAGCTGCTGGCCGACGCCACGGCGGACACCGCCGCGGGAGCCGCGGCGGGCTGCTACAAGATCCTGGCCAAGCACCCGGGGCTCGACCCCGACAGCTTCCTCGCCGAGGGCCGCCCGGCCATCGGCGAGCTGGCCGAGATCACCTGCTCCAGCCCGATCGCGCTGCTGGAGATCAGCGCGCGCGGCGTCACCAAGGCCAGCACGCTGGCCCGCTGGTGCGCCGAGCGGGGGATCGACCGCAGCGAGGTGGTCGCCTTCGGCGACATGCCCAACGACCTGGAGATGCTGGCCTGGGCCGGCACCTCCTACGCGGTGGCCAACGCCCACCCCGAGGTGCTGGCCGCCGCCGCCCAGCACACCCTGAGCAACCAGGACGACGGCGTGGCCCGGGTGATCGAGGAGCTCATCACCCGGGCCGGCAGCGTCTCCTGA
- a CDS encoding sortase — protein MSPAGAPATAPTDTGAGAGDDTVVLERIVPPAGGTEPPPAAGPSPLRRRLLQAAWAATLLAALLLGFAVYLAALSPLQEMHYQAAAYQTFRYQLAQATAPVGTAADGAPVAILDIPRIGLHHAVVVEGTTGRDLMRGPGHRRDTALPGQAGVSVLFGRGASFGSPFGRLSELRAGDRIFVSTGQGRFSYTVNAYGDGGHPVQDAAPDRMVLTTSDSGWIPTGTVQVGARLDGDPQPNPLGRPALSAADHALAQDTGALAAFQLWGAALLGAVLLATLAVRSWHRRAAYLTFAPVLAALLWACYENAAALLPNLY, from the coding sequence ATGAGCCCGGCCGGCGCGCCCGCCACGGCCCCCACGGACACCGGCGCCGGCGCCGGCGACGACACCGTGGTGCTGGAGCGGATCGTCCCGCCCGCCGGCGGCACCGAGCCGCCGCCGGCCGCCGGGCCCTCCCCCCTGCGGCGCCGGCTGCTCCAGGCGGCCTGGGCCGCCACGCTGCTCGCCGCCCTGCTGCTCGGTTTCGCGGTCTACCTGGCCGCGCTCTCCCCGTTGCAGGAGATGCACTACCAGGCGGCGGCCTACCAGACCTTCCGCTACCAGCTCGCCCAGGCCACCGCGCCGGTCGGCACGGCGGCGGACGGTGCGCCGGTCGCGATCCTCGACATCCCGCGGATCGGCCTGCACCACGCCGTGGTGGTGGAGGGCACCACCGGTCGCGACCTGATGCGCGGACCGGGCCACCGGCGGGACACCGCGCTGCCGGGCCAGGCCGGGGTCAGCGTGCTGTTCGGCCGCGGCGCCTCGTTCGGCTCACCGTTCGGGCGGCTGTCCGAACTGCGGGCCGGCGACCGGATCTTCGTCTCCACCGGGCAGGGCCGGTTCAGCTACACGGTCAACGCCTACGGCGACGGCGGGCACCCCGTCCAGGACGCCGCCCCCGACCGGATGGTGCTCACCACCAGCGACTCCGGCTGGATCCCGACCGGCACCGTGCAGGTCGGGGCACGGCTGGACGGCGACCCGCAGCCCAACCCGCTGGGCCGCCCCGCGCTGTCCGCCGCGGACCACGCGCTGGCCCAGGACACCGGGGCGCTGGCCGCCTTCCAGCTCTGGGGCGCGGCGCTGCTGGGCGCGGTGCTGCTGGCCACCCTGGCGGTGCGCTCCTGGCACCGGCGGGCGGCCTACCTGACCTTTGCGCCGGTGCTGGCGGCGCTGCTCTGGGCCTGCTACGAGAACGCCGCAGCGCTGCTGCCGAACCTGTACTGA
- a CDS encoding substrate-binding domain-containing protein → MPWATAHRPARAPGARRGAGRTPALLLSFALTVLVLLLGQGTAFAGTTLNADGSSWAGPAIEKWRTDVANQGINLNFNPNGSAAGRQQWENGQDDFTASDVPFRTATDNGASQDQHGAGVGNAENPTYGYSYVPITAGGTAFMYNLSIGGKQITDLRLSPDNIVDIFTGKITWWDDPKIKASYPKTLPHIQVTPVIRSDGSGATAQFSRWMEHTHQAQWDQYCQSVNQVGCGDYTEFFPPSGRMIAQNGSDQVAHYIEQPADTGAIGYDEYAFALTSGWPVVKVLNPAGYYTLPTASNVAVALTAAKIRGVDDNTPPTDPDFLQQDLDGVYSNPDKRSYPISSYSYVIVPRAGAAQPPPPRFNDAKGAALSQYLDYVLCGGQATGKSGIDSIGYSPIPRGLVRGGLLQVTHIPGYNGNVDPNTLSNCPNPTFDSSGQLTILTNAPMPSECDHQGAPLGCDPGNPTGNPTGSGSGGSTGGAGGSGGGGGTAGAGGTGGSGGSGGAGGPGGGSTGGAGGSGGSAGRGTGATGKPGAGTGGTRSGSGTTGGGGGSTGNAGGSGGGVGGAGGSGGSGGAGGAGSGGAGGGTTIDPQTGQVVPDGGGGASDVAASVVNVGGRPQNWALTTITAVELLAVVAVPPFLGGWLRRRRSAGSTGGPR, encoded by the coding sequence ATGCCGTGGGCCACCGCTCACCGCCCCGCCCGCGCCCCGGGCGCCCGTCGAGGGGCCGGCCGGACGCCGGCCCTGCTGCTCTCCTTCGCGCTCACCGTCCTCGTGCTGCTGCTCGGCCAGGGCACCGCCTTCGCCGGCACCACGCTGAACGCCGACGGTTCGAGCTGGGCGGGTCCGGCCATCGAGAAGTGGCGCACCGACGTCGCCAACCAGGGCATCAACCTCAACTTCAACCCGAACGGCTCGGCGGCGGGCCGCCAGCAGTGGGAGAACGGCCAGGACGACTTCACCGCCTCCGACGTGCCGTTCCGCACCGCCACCGACAACGGCGCCTCCCAGGACCAGCACGGGGCCGGCGTCGGCAACGCGGAGAACCCGACCTACGGCTACTCCTACGTGCCGATCACCGCCGGCGGCACCGCCTTCATGTACAACCTGTCGATCGGCGGCAAGCAGATCACCGACCTGCGGCTGTCCCCGGACAACATCGTGGACATCTTCACCGGGAAGATCACCTGGTGGGACGACCCGAAGATCAAGGCCTCCTACCCCAAGACGCTGCCGCACATCCAGGTCACCCCGGTGATCCGCTCCGACGGCTCCGGCGCCACCGCGCAGTTCTCCCGCTGGATGGAGCACACCCACCAGGCGCAGTGGGACCAGTACTGCCAGAGCGTCAACCAGGTCGGCTGCGGCGACTACACCGAGTTCTTCCCGCCCTCCGGCCGCATGATCGCGCAGAACGGCTCGGACCAGGTGGCCCACTACATCGAGCAGCCCGCCGACACCGGGGCGATCGGCTACGACGAGTACGCCTTCGCCCTCACCAGCGGCTGGCCGGTGGTCAAGGTGCTCAACCCGGCCGGGTACTACACGCTGCCCACCGCCTCCAACGTGGCGGTCGCGCTGACCGCCGCCAAGATCCGCGGCGTCGACGACAACACCCCCCCGACCGACCCGGACTTCCTGCAGCAGGACCTGGACGGCGTCTACAGCAACCCGGACAAGCGCTCGTACCCGATCTCCAGCTACAGCTACGTGATCGTGCCGCGGGCCGGGGCCGCCCAGCCGCCACCGCCGCGCTTCAACGACGCCAAGGGCGCCGCGCTGAGCCAGTACCTGGACTACGTGCTCTGCGGCGGCCAGGCGACCGGCAAGAGCGGCATCGACTCGATCGGCTACTCCCCGATCCCGCGCGGGCTGGTGCGCGGCGGGCTGCTCCAGGTCACCCACATCCCGGGCTACAACGGCAACGTCGACCCCAACACACTGAGCAACTGCCCCAACCCGACCTTCGACTCCTCGGGTCAGCTGACCATCCTGACCAACGCCCCGATGCCCAGCGAGTGCGACCACCAGGGCGCCCCGCTCGGCTGCGACCCCGGCAACCCCACCGGGAACCCGACCGGTTCGGGCAGCGGCGGCAGCACGGGCGGTGCGGGCGGCTCGGGTGGCGGCGGCGGTACGGCCGGCGCAGGCGGTACGGGCGGCAGCGGCGGCTCGGGCGGTGCGGGCGGCCCCGGTGGCGGCTCCACTGGTGGTGCGGGCGGTAGCGGCGGCTCGGCCGGCCGGGGCACCGGCGCCACCGGCAAGCCGGGTGCGGGGACCGGCGGTACCAGGAGCGGTTCCGGCACCACCGGTGGTGGCGGCGGCTCCACCGGCAACGCCGGGGGCTCTGGCGGCGGCGTCGGCGGTGCGGGCGGCAGCGGCGGCTCGGGCGGTGCGGGCGGTGCGGGCAGTGGCGGCGCCGGCGGCGGGACCACCATCGACCCGCAGACCGGCCAGGTGGTGCCGGACGGTGGCGGCGGTGCCAGCGACGTGGCGGCGAGCGTGGTCAACGTCGGTGGCCGGCCGCAGAACTGGGCGCTGACCACGATCACCGCCGTCGAACTGCTGGCCGTGGTGGCCGTCCCGCCGTTCCTCGGCGGCTGGCTGCGCCGCCGCCGGTCGGCCGGCTCCACCGGGGGCCCGCGATGA
- the pstA gene encoding phosphate ABC transporter permease PstA, translating into MTTVQLTGTSAPVPAPAAAPAAPERRRKLGGVTRAEVGTLFAALAGSLALDWLLYERLLPFSGAQGFLILWYLLFLGFSYALGVLQWPRPVVRERLVALVAWSSGLLLAFLIVEQLGFLAVRGLPAAEHANFLTQTMNRTSATSAISSGGALHAVVGTLEQLGLATLFAVPLGIAAAVFMSEVGGRTARPVRTLVEAMTALPSIVAGLFVLGVVILTFGLEPSGFAASLALTVMMMPIVTRAAEVVIRLVPGTLREASYALGGSQWRTVWNVVLPTARPGLATAVILGMARGVGETSPVLLTSGVTAGFNGNPFAGHQMSLPLFIWTYVRQPYSAMVARGFAAGLTLMVVVLVLFVTARLIGGRRPGDLSGRQRRRIARRAAVGR; encoded by the coding sequence GTGACCACCGTGCAGCTCACCGGGACCTCCGCGCCCGTCCCTGCGCCGGCCGCCGCGCCCGCGGCGCCCGAGCGCCGCCGCAAGCTCGGCGGGGTCACCCGCGCCGAGGTGGGCACCCTGTTCGCCGCCCTGGCCGGCTCGCTCGCCCTCGACTGGCTGCTCTACGAGCGGCTGCTGCCGTTCAGCGGGGCGCAGGGCTTCCTGATCCTCTGGTACCTGCTCTTCCTGGGCTTCAGCTACGCGCTCGGTGTGCTGCAGTGGCCCAGGCCGGTGGTGCGCGAGCGGCTGGTCGCCCTGGTCGCCTGGAGCTCCGGGCTGCTGCTGGCCTTCCTGATCGTCGAGCAGCTCGGCTTCCTCGCGGTCCGCGGCCTGCCCGCGGCCGAGCACGCCAACTTCCTGACCCAGACCATGAACCGCACCTCGGCGACCTCGGCGATCAGCTCGGGCGGCGCGCTGCACGCGGTGGTCGGCACGCTCGAACAGCTGGGCCTGGCCACGCTCTTCGCGGTGCCGCTGGGGATCGCGGCGGCCGTCTTCATGTCCGAGGTCGGCGGCCGCACGGCGCGGCCGGTGCGCACCCTGGTGGAGGCGATGACCGCGCTGCCGTCCATCGTCGCGGGCCTGTTCGTGCTCGGCGTGGTGATCCTCACCTTCGGTCTGGAGCCCAGCGGCTTCGCGGCCTCGCTGGCGCTCACCGTGATGATGATGCCGATCGTCACCCGGGCCGCCGAGGTGGTGATCAGGCTGGTCCCCGGCACGCTGCGGGAGGCCTCCTACGCGCTCGGCGGCAGCCAGTGGCGCACCGTGTGGAACGTCGTGCTGCCCACCGCCCGCCCGGGCCTGGCCACCGCGGTGATCCTCGGCATGGCGCGCGGGGTCGGCGAGACCTCGCCGGTGCTGCTCACCTCGGGGGTCACCGCCGGCTTCAACGGCAACCCGTTCGCCGGCCACCAGATGAGCCTGCCGCTGTTCATCTGGACCTACGTCCGCCAGCCCTACTCCGCCATGGTGGCCCGCGGTTTCGCCGCCGGGCTCACCCTGATGGTCGTGGTGCTGGTCCTCTTCGTCACCGCGCGCCTGATCGGCGGCCGGCGTCCGGGCGACCTGAGCGGCCGTCAGCGCCGCAGGATCGCCCGTCGGGCGGCGGTCGGCCGATGA
- a CDS encoding phosphate ABC transporter ATP-binding protein: MTTTVPREPLAAEPARLRGLETRDISAWFGSHKVLERVSLTMAAGEVTALIGPSGCGKSTYLRILNRMHEMVRGAQLAGEVLLEGEDVYAHGRRPAEVRRRIGMVFQRPNPFPAMSIADNVASGLKLAGIKVSRDHREHLVEDSLRRAGLWHEVSSRLGTPGGALSGGQQQRLCIARSLAVEPEILLMDEPCSALDPTSTRRVEETIAELRGRLTIVIVTHNMQQAQRVSQSCAFFLASHDTPGRIVEAGPTEQLFADPVDQRTADYVNGRFG; this comes from the coding sequence ATGACCACCACCGTCCCCCGGGAGCCCCTGGCGGCGGAGCCGGCCCGGCTCCGCGGCCTGGAGACCCGGGACATCTCCGCCTGGTTCGGCTCGCACAAGGTGCTGGAGCGGGTCTCGCTCACCATGGCGGCCGGCGAGGTCACCGCGCTGATCGGGCCCTCCGGCTGCGGCAAGTCGACCTACCTGCGCATCCTCAACCGGATGCACGAGATGGTGCGCGGCGCCCAACTGGCCGGCGAGGTCCTGCTGGAGGGCGAGGACGTCTACGCGCACGGCCGCCGGCCGGCCGAGGTGCGCCGCCGGATCGGCATGGTCTTCCAGCGCCCCAACCCGTTCCCGGCGATGTCGATCGCCGACAACGTGGCCAGCGGGCTGAAGCTGGCCGGCATCAAGGTGAGCCGGGACCACCGCGAGCACCTGGTGGAGGACAGCCTGCGCCGGGCCGGGCTGTGGCACGAGGTGAGCAGCCGGCTCGGCACGCCGGGTGGCGCGCTCTCCGGCGGCCAGCAGCAACGGCTGTGCATCGCCCGCTCGTTGGCGGTCGAGCCGGAGATCCTGCTGATGGACGAGCCGTGTTCGGCGTTGGACCCCACCTCCACCCGCCGGGTCGAGGAGACCATCGCCGAGCTGCGCGGGCGGCTGACCATCGTCATCGTCACCCACAACATGCAGCAGGCGCAGCGGGTTTCGCAGTCCTGCGCGTTCTTCCTGGCCAGCCACGACACGCCGGGCCGGATCGTCGAAGCGGGCCCGACCGAGCAGTTGTTCGCCGATCCGGTCGACCAGCGCACCGCCGACTACGTCAACGGGCGCTTCGGCTGA
- a CDS encoding MAB_1171c family putative transporter, producing the protein MTSPPLALAAPFAHPLAAAAPAADTPVPLSHVVVLAMLWLVTAWRLPAAVRNPRQRMLWTAFAGVTVMVTLGLPGLTAWVDTSTGLPNVVVPIKHVIGLVACAAMVAFVAQTARPDLAPRLRRPQLAVLLAAQSGLVVCFALIRQDGEVTDFYQAYPGSVPAALYALIVAGYLGSAMGVTSWLFGTYARRAGAGWLRSGLRVLAAGSAAGLGYSVLRVCQVLLELDARPMFLPASLLYGIEWLAIALVLLGSSMPAVGVALAALRAWRTVRRLQPLWASLTAAVPEVVLTAPLGRSPRVLLHRRVIEIRDAALVLAGHADDELRARADRAATADDAAPGSGEALAEALWLRVTCAQRLAGRVPAGGAVADPPELTAAAGSFAELDFETETRRLLRLAAAYHSPAAEAFTRAESPQPAAGR; encoded by the coding sequence ATGACCTCCCCGCCGCTCGCCCTCGCCGCCCCGTTCGCGCACCCGCTGGCCGCTGCCGCCCCCGCCGCCGACACACCGGTGCCGCTCTCCCACGTGGTGGTGCTGGCCATGCTCTGGCTGGTGACCGCCTGGCGGCTGCCGGCGGCCGTGCGCAACCCGCGCCAGCGGATGCTGTGGACCGCCTTCGCCGGCGTGACGGTCATGGTCACCCTGGGCCTGCCGGGCCTGACGGCCTGGGTCGACACGAGCACCGGTCTGCCCAACGTGGTGGTGCCGATCAAGCACGTGATCGGTCTGGTCGCCTGCGCGGCGATGGTCGCCTTCGTCGCCCAGACCGCCCGGCCCGACCTCGCTCCCCGGCTGCGCCGGCCGCAGCTGGCCGTGCTGCTCGCGGCCCAGAGCGGCCTGGTCGTCTGCTTCGCACTGATCCGGCAGGACGGCGAGGTCACCGACTTCTACCAGGCCTACCCGGGATCGGTGCCGGCCGCGCTGTACGCGCTGATCGTGGCCGGCTACCTGGGCTCCGCGATGGGCGTGACCAGTTGGCTCTTCGGCACCTACGCGCGGCGGGCCGGGGCCGGCTGGCTGCGCAGCGGGCTGCGGGTGCTCGCGGCGGGCTCGGCGGCCGGCCTCGGCTACTCCGTGCTGCGGGTCTGCCAGGTGCTGCTGGAACTCGACGCCCGGCCGATGTTCCTGCCCGCCTCGCTGCTGTACGGCATCGAGTGGCTGGCCATCGCGCTCGTCCTGCTGGGCAGTTCGATGCCGGCGGTCGGGGTCGCCCTCGCCGCGCTGCGGGCCTGGCGCACGGTGCGCCGGCTGCAGCCGCTGTGGGCCTCGCTCACCGCGGCGGTGCCCGAGGTGGTGCTGACCGCCCCGCTCGGGCGCAGCCCCCGGGTGCTGCTGCACCGCCGGGTGATCGAGATCCGCGACGCGGCCCTGGTGCTTGCCGGTCACGCCGACGACGAGCTGCGGGCCCGGGCGGACCGAGCGGCCACCGCCGACGACGCCGCTCCCGGTTCGGGCGAGGCGCTGGCCGAGGCGCTCTGGCTGCGCGTCACCTGTGCGCAGCGGCTGGCCGGCCGCGTCCCGGCCGGCGGCGCCGTCGCGGACCCGCCCGAGCTGACGGCGGCGGCGGGCAGCTTCGCGGAGCTGGACTTCGAGACCGAGACCCGCCGCCTGCTGCGCCTCGCGGCGGCCTACCACTCCCCGGCCGCGGAGGCCTTCACCCGCGCCGAGAGCCCGCAGCCCGCCGCCGGGAGGTAG
- a CDS encoding helix-turn-helix domain-containing protein, whose product MSMPEQAEDRRRTIAERLDHLFQEIHPAGRGPFSYHEVAQAIREQAGPDGPTVSHGTLQQIRTGAKTNPTVKTLEAVAAFFGVPVGYFLDDTVAERVEARVRELKAGPGSGGRAAGAGAAEPAGGSAASSARPPSPTPSPAPAPTPADELADVLADSDIRAVAFRLAGLSPRALKGLRAIVDQVRAVEGLPEVGRTKRGRGRDR is encoded by the coding sequence ATGTCGATGCCCGAGCAGGCCGAGGACCGCCGGCGCACCATCGCGGAGAGACTCGACCACCTCTTCCAGGAGATCCATCCCGCCGGCCGCGGCCCCTTCAGCTACCACGAGGTCGCGCAGGCGATCCGCGAGCAGGCCGGGCCGGACGGTCCGACCGTCTCGCACGGCACGCTGCAGCAGATCCGCACCGGCGCCAAGACCAACCCGACCGTGAAGACGCTGGAGGCCGTCGCGGCCTTCTTCGGGGTGCCGGTCGGCTACTTCCTGGACGACACGGTGGCCGAGCGGGTGGAAGCCCGGGTGCGCGAGCTGAAGGCAGGTCCGGGCAGCGGTGGCCGGGCCGCCGGCGCCGGTGCGGCCGAACCGGCCGGTGGGAGCGCTGCCAGCAGCGCGCGGCCCCCTTCGCCGACCCCTTCGCCGGCTCCCGCGCCGACCCCGGCCGACGAACTGGCCGACGTGCTCGCGGACAGTGACATCCGCGCGGTCGCCTTCCGGCTGGCCGGACTGTCGCCGCGCGCGCTCAAGGGCCTGCGGGCGATCGTCGACCAGGTCCGCGCGGTGGAGGGCCTGCCCGAGGTGGGCCGCACCAAGCGCGGGCGCGGACGGGACCGCTGA
- the pstC gene encoding phosphate ABC transporter permease subunit PstC produces MTTAPPVTPPPPPPPPPPPPGAAELDRPRRITAPATRGDLVFRIALRLAGYSVFAIMGLIAAFLLIRGSDAFRATGWSFLTTQKWSPAAHVFGIAAVLPDGVLIAVVALVFAVPVSLTAALFIAEYAPVRLRRPLTTMVDLMAAVPSIIYGLWGFFFLQPRILGLVRWMALHLGGVLPFLKVRTGDIGTSYTSSTFIAGLVVALMIIPIITSLSREVFSQAPQGEREGAYALGSTRWGMVRSVVLPFGRGGVIGAVMLGFGRAMGETIAVALIISPAFKITGHVLEAGANSISALIALRFSESDGISLSALMAAGLVLFALTLVVNVLAGVVVARSRSGASTAD; encoded by the coding sequence ATGACCACTGCACCGCCCGTGACACCCCCGCCACCACCCCCGCCACCACCCCCGCCGCCGGGCGCCGCCGAGCTGGACCGCCCGCGCCGGATCACCGCCCCCGCCACCCGCGGCGACCTGGTCTTCCGGATCGCGCTGCGGCTGGCCGGCTACTCGGTCTTCGCGATCATGGGGCTGATCGCCGCCTTCCTGCTGATCCGCGGCAGCGACGCGTTCCGGGCCACCGGCTGGTCCTTCCTGACCACCCAGAAGTGGAGCCCGGCCGCGCACGTCTTCGGCATCGCGGCCGTGCTGCCGGACGGCGTGCTGATCGCGGTGGTCGCGTTGGTCTTCGCGGTGCCCGTCTCGCTGACGGCGGCGCTGTTCATCGCCGAGTACGCGCCGGTGCGGCTGCGCCGCCCGCTGACCACCATGGTCGACCTGATGGCGGCGGTGCCGAGCATCATCTACGGCCTGTGGGGGTTCTTCTTCCTCCAGCCGCGGATCCTCGGCCTGGTCCGCTGGATGGCGCTGCACCTGGGCGGCGTGCTGCCCTTCCTCAAGGTGCGCACCGGGGACATCGGCACCTCCTACACCTCCTCGACCTTCATCGCGGGCCTGGTGGTGGCGCTGATGATCATCCCGATCATCACCTCGCTCAGCCGCGAGGTCTTCTCGCAGGCCCCGCAGGGCGAGCGGGAGGGGGCCTACGCGCTGGGCAGCACCCGGTGGGGCATGGTCCGCTCGGTGGTGCTGCCGTTCGGCCGCGGCGGGGTGATCGGCGCGGTGATGCTGGGCTTCGGGCGGGCCATGGGGGAGACCATCGCGGTCGCCCTGATCATCTCGCCGGCGTTCAAGATCACCGGCCATGTGCTGGAGGCGGGGGCCAACTCGATCTCGGCGCTGATCGCGCTGCGCTTCAGCGAGTCGGACGGGATCTCGCTCTCCGCGCTGATGGCGGCCGGCCTGGTGCTCTTCGCGCTCACCCTGGTGGTCAACGTGCTGGCGGGGGTCGTGGTCGCCCGCTCGCGCTCCGGCGCCTCGACGGCGGACTGA